A genome region from Hymenobacter tibetensis includes the following:
- the lgt gene encoding prolipoprotein diacylglyceryl transferase, which translates to MLSFLAFITWNTDPILAKIGPLTLRWYGLLFMSGFVFGTFILSHIYKSERTSPRWVDVITIYMLAGTILGARLGHVLFYDPAYYLTSEHFWEIFKIWEGGLASHGATLGILLATWLFARNNKFDYLWVLDRIVIVVALGGAMIRLGNLMNSEIVGEPTDKPWAFVFVRDADHLQPAVQPLPPGAVQVAAQPAMRPDGTQTYRMLPEGTAVTPESPIAVPRHPTQIYEAAFCIFLLVLLYSMWNRTKDRTPRGLLFGLFVVLLFTQRFLGEFLKENQEAFEDKLPLNMGQILSLPLILVGLWVLFRAGKNPNNPYGYAPRDLDEEEANNKKAIKV; encoded by the coding sequence ATGCTTTCCTTCCTCGCCTTTATCACCTGGAACACCGACCCTATCCTGGCCAAAATCGGGCCGCTGACGTTGCGTTGGTACGGGCTGCTGTTCATGTCGGGCTTCGTGTTCGGCACGTTCATTCTTTCGCACATCTATAAATCCGAACGGACGTCGCCGCGTTGGGTGGATGTAATTACCATCTACATGCTGGCCGGCACCATTCTGGGCGCACGATTGGGGCACGTGCTGTTCTACGATCCTGCGTATTATTTGACTTCCGAGCACTTCTGGGAGATATTCAAGATTTGGGAAGGCGGCCTGGCCAGCCATGGTGCCACGCTTGGTATCCTGCTGGCAACTTGGCTATTTGCCCGCAACAACAAGTTCGATTATCTCTGGGTACTCGACCGGATTGTGATTGTGGTGGCCTTGGGAGGCGCCATGATTCGGTTGGGCAACCTCATGAACTCGGAAATTGTAGGCGAGCCAACCGACAAACCCTGGGCGTTTGTATTTGTCCGCGACGCCGACCACTTGCAGCCTGCTGTGCAGCCCCTGCCTCCAGGTGCTGTGCAGGTAGCCGCACAACCCGCCATGCGCCCCGACGGTACCCAAACCTACCGCATGTTGCCTGAGGGAACGGCCGTTACGCCCGAGTCGCCGATAGCCGTGCCGCGCCACCCCACCCAGATCTACGAAGCTGCTTTCTGCATCTTCCTGTTGGTGCTGCTCTACAGCATGTGGAACCGCACCAAGGACCGCACGCCGCGCGGCTTACTGTTCGGCCTCTTTGTGGTATTGCTGTTCACCCAACGGTTCTTAGGCGAGTTCTTGAAAGAAAACCAAGAAGCCTTCGAAGACAAGCTGCCACTCAACATGGGACAGATTCTGAGTTTGCCGCTGATCTTGGTCGGTCTATGGGTACTGTTCCGCGCTGGCAAGAATCCGAACAATCCGTACGGCTACGCGCCGCGTGATTTAGACGAAGAAGAGGCCAATAACAAAAAAGCCATCAAGGTGTAG
- a CDS encoding SdiA-regulated/phytase-like domain-containing protein, which produces MSRIFLLALGLTALVGSGCSQAQSDNAKESTDSPKSEKKGKKNKKGGKEKEVAAALEPVGELQGGVPESSGLAHGGRPGTFFTHGDAGREPILYLINEKGELLGQRELPVTNVDWESLSDDGKGTIFVVDAGNNNNSRKDLVVYRVKPDQPDKVSKINFRYADQTAFPPPKEERNFDCEASLWNAGKLYLFTKDRAQQTTSKVYTLSDQPGTHTAQLLTKLAVDGEVTDADLSPDGRHLALLGREKLYLFEGTDLASALKATPKTVSLKGAGQTEGVLFLDNGTLFISTEQGALYRYKL; this is translated from the coding sequence ATGTCCAGAATATTCCTGCTTGCTTTAGGCCTCACTGCTTTAGTGGGCTCGGGTTGTTCCCAAGCCCAGAGTGATAACGCCAAAGAGTCTACTGACTCTCCTAAATCTGAAAAGAAGGGTAAGAAGAACAAGAAAGGCGGCAAGGAGAAGGAAGTGGCAGCAGCACTAGAGCCCGTAGGCGAATTGCAGGGTGGCGTACCGGAAAGCTCTGGGTTGGCCCATGGCGGTCGGCCGGGCACGTTCTTCACCCACGGCGATGCGGGTAGAGAACCAATTCTGTATCTCATCAATGAAAAAGGCGAGTTACTAGGGCAGCGTGAGCTACCCGTCACCAACGTCGACTGGGAAAGCCTCTCCGATGATGGCAAAGGCACCATTTTCGTGGTGGACGCCGGCAACAACAACAACTCCCGCAAAGACCTGGTGGTGTACCGCGTCAAGCCGGATCAGCCGGATAAGGTTAGCAAAATCAACTTCCGCTACGCCGATCAAACTGCTTTTCCGCCACCTAAAGAAGAGCGGAATTTCGATTGCGAAGCCTCCCTCTGGAATGCCGGCAAACTCTATCTTTTCACCAAAGACCGCGCGCAGCAGACCACCAGCAAAGTGTATACCCTGTCGGATCAGCCCGGCACTCATACTGCGCAGCTGCTAACGAAACTCGCCGTTGATGGCGAAGTAACTGATGCCGACCTAAGCCCTGACGGACGCCATTTGGCTTTGCTGGGTCGGGAGAAGCTTTACCTATTCGAAGGCACTGACTTGGCTAGCGCACTCAAGGCTACGCCAAAAACCGTTTCTCTGAAAGGAGCAGGCCAGACAGAAGGCGTTCTATTCCTCGACAACGGCACTCTGTTCATCAGCACCGAACAAGGTGCGCTGTACCGCTACAAACTGTAA
- the yidD gene encoding membrane protein insertion efficiency factor YidD, with translation MSYLVRWLMLGLLWVYRHLISPLTPASCRYTPTCSAYAVQAIQKYGPWRGGRLALRRFSRCHPWGGHGYDPVP, from the coding sequence ATGTCGTATCTAGTTCGTTGGCTGATGCTAGGGTTGCTGTGGGTGTACCGCCACCTGATTTCGCCGCTCACTCCGGCCAGTTGTCGCTACACGCCCACTTGCTCGGCCTATGCCGTGCAGGCCATTCAGAAATACGGCCCGTGGCGAGGCGGGCGCTTGGCCTTGCGCCGTTTCAGCCGCTGCCACCCCTGGGGCGGCCACGGCTACGACCCAGTTCCGTAA
- a CDS encoding S46 family peptidase codes for MRKNNWAKVLLLTLLLPLSARADEGMWLPLFVKRLNQADMQKKGLKLTAEEIYDVNNASLKDAVVQLGGFCTGEFVSSQGLLLTNHHCGYDAIQTHSTPQNNILQKGFFATTRADEKTNPGLFVDILVRMEDVTGKVLEGITPGTPEQERIAIVQKRQKDMADAAKANGQYVAYVRDMFGGNEYYLFVYQRFGDVRLVGAPPEAVGKFGGDTDNWMWPRHTGDFSMFRVYASKSNKPTAGPEPDNVPYVPKKHLPVSLQGVSEGDFAMVFGFPGRTQRFLPAAGLQMTLDQSNPARIKLRDTRLKLWKEDMDQDPALRLKYASKYASIANYWKYFIGQNEGMKRLKTVDTKKAEEAALDQWIRADQARVQQYGEALSSINQAYMGLREYNLSSNYVNEAAFGTEIVTLASRMMPLYMTLKTTPTDKEAIQKAVDGLKEPVAEYFKDYSAPTDKKVFVALMSLYGKDVPQGQLPDVFETVQKQYGNSWSKYADYVYTNSFLTSEAKVNAFLANPTLVKLEADPGFKTFNSVYTNYTQNILPKTQALQGGLTRANRLYVAALREKNNEKVYSPDANSTIRLSYGSVRPYKGRDAVRYDYKTTAQGILEKEDPTNEEFVVPKKELELLKQKDYGRFADKDGNLPVAFITDNDITGGNSGSPVINGRGELIGLAFDGNWEAMTGDLAYDPELKRCINADIRYVLWCIEKLGGARHIVDEMTIVNNGPNPGVGPGATASAEGLSDVEKMKVKTEDGQKTKIKKKKGKESSAAGM; via the coding sequence ATGCGCAAAAACAATTGGGCAAAAGTTCTGCTCCTGACGCTGTTGCTGCCCCTTTCGGCCCGTGCCGATGAGGGGATGTGGCTGCCGCTCTTCGTGAAGCGGCTGAACCAGGCAGATATGCAGAAAAAAGGCCTCAAGCTCACGGCCGAAGAAATCTACGACGTCAACAATGCTAGCCTGAAAGATGCAGTAGTGCAGCTCGGAGGCTTCTGCACCGGCGAGTTTGTGAGCAGCCAAGGCTTGCTGCTAACCAACCACCACTGCGGTTACGACGCCATTCAAACCCACAGCACCCCCCAGAACAACATCCTGCAAAAAGGCTTTTTCGCGACTACTCGCGCCGACGAAAAAACCAATCCTGGCTTGTTCGTGGACATTCTGGTGCGCATGGAAGACGTAACCGGTAAGGTGTTGGAAGGCATTACGCCTGGTACGCCCGAGCAGGAACGCATAGCCATTGTGCAGAAGCGCCAGAAAGATATGGCTGACGCCGCCAAGGCAAACGGCCAGTACGTGGCGTATGTGCGCGACATGTTCGGCGGCAACGAATATTACCTGTTCGTGTACCAGCGCTTTGGCGATGTGCGCCTCGTAGGGGCGCCGCCAGAAGCAGTGGGTAAGTTTGGGGGCGACACCGATAACTGGATGTGGCCCCGCCATACCGGCGACTTCTCGATGTTCCGGGTGTACGCCAGCAAGAGCAACAAGCCCACGGCTGGTCCCGAGCCCGACAACGTGCCGTATGTACCCAAAAAGCACTTGCCGGTGAGCCTGCAAGGCGTGAGCGAAGGCGACTTTGCAATGGTATTTGGCTTTCCGGGCCGCACGCAGCGCTTCTTGCCCGCTGCTGGTTTGCAAATGACGCTCGACCAAAGCAATCCTGCCCGCATCAAGCTGCGCGACACACGCCTTAAGCTGTGGAAAGAAGACATGGACCAGGACCCTGCGTTGCGCTTGAAGTATGCTTCTAAGTACGCCAGCATTGCTAACTACTGGAAGTATTTCATTGGCCAGAACGAAGGTATGAAGCGCCTGAAAACGGTGGATACCAAGAAAGCCGAAGAGGCGGCCTTGGATCAGTGGATTCGGGCCGATCAGGCGCGGGTACAACAGTACGGCGAAGCACTAAGCTCTATCAACCAAGCCTACATGGGGCTGCGCGAGTACAACTTAAGTTCCAACTATGTGAATGAAGCCGCTTTCGGAACGGAAATCGTGACCTTGGCTTCGCGCATGATGCCGTTGTACATGACGCTCAAAACTACCCCCACCGATAAGGAAGCCATCCAGAAAGCGGTTGATGGCCTAAAGGAGCCAGTAGCTGAATATTTCAAAGACTACAGCGCCCCCACTGATAAGAAGGTATTTGTGGCGCTGATGAGTTTATATGGCAAAGACGTGCCGCAGGGGCAACTGCCCGACGTGTTTGAAACAGTACAGAAGCAGTACGGAAACTCGTGGTCGAAATACGCCGACTATGTCTACACTAATTCCTTCCTGACGTCAGAGGCTAAGGTGAATGCCTTCTTGGCGAACCCTACATTGGTTAAACTGGAGGCCGATCCTGGGTTCAAAACCTTCAACTCGGTGTACACCAACTACACGCAGAATATTCTGCCCAAAACGCAGGCGCTACAGGGGGGCCTCACCCGCGCCAACCGTCTCTACGTGGCCGCGCTACGCGAGAAGAACAATGAAAAAGTGTATTCACCTGATGCCAATTCCACTATCCGGCTGAGCTACGGTTCGGTGCGCCCCTACAAAGGCCGCGATGCTGTGCGCTACGACTACAAAACCACTGCTCAGGGCATTCTAGAGAAAGAAGACCCTACCAACGAGGAATTTGTAGTGCCCAAGAAAGAACTGGAATTGCTAAAGCAGAAAGACTATGGCCGCTTTGCCGACAAAGACGGTAACCTGCCCGTGGCCTTCATCACCGACAACGACATCACCGGCGGCAACTCTGGCTCACCGGTTATCAACGGCCGCGGCGAGCTAATCGGGTTGGCGTTTGATGGCAACTGGGAGGCCATGACCGGTGACTTGGCCTACGACCCCGAGCTGAAGCGCTGTATCAACGCCGATATCCGGTACGTGTTGTGGTGCATCGAGAAGCTGGGCGGCGCCCGGCATATCGTCGACGAAATGACGATAGTAAACAACGGGCCCAACCCAGGGGTAGGCCCTGGAGCAACGGCCTCTGCTGAGGGCCTCAGTGACGTGGAGAAGATGAAGGTGAAAACCGAAGACGGTCAGAAAACCAAAATCAAGAAAAAGAAAGGCAAGGAAAGCTCCGCGGCTGGTATGTAA
- the tssD gene encoding type VI secretion system tube protein TssD: MQNASVEAFLYLGNVTIPLDASHYEWRQYVDHRGRPRSKVRAGTWSFVTSRLDQSTYQHLLELMLSATAVVEARATYLRADGQGTFVTVWGRGCTMHHLYEYFDARGTNGQEPGWVLYFSLAAEQMGRETGTAGEFVMPAAGEYAYKAIKTASAKVTPIASGLVTVSRLPLITGDPPFKVTSRKKNKPDMDPVEFIRQVRGQQDGLNRLTVAEFMANRDHYIALSKIKKSGRDPTGDAAQKVAREEALRDKEIELRRQNRSLTKAEATVRAEQWLATQTALHDPDQVAGGPPHVITGMGDARVNFSIGAQWPKRIKIIDKQIRTYATNMSRQQLESTYLNIVLPIE; encoded by the coding sequence ATGCAAAACGCCTCTGTTGAAGCTTTTTTATACCTCGGGAACGTTACCATTCCGCTTGATGCAAGCCATTACGAATGGCGGCAGTACGTGGACCACCGGGGTCGTCCGCGCAGCAAGGTGCGGGCCGGCACCTGGTCGTTCGTCACCAGCCGGCTCGACCAAAGCACGTACCAGCACCTGCTCGAGCTGATGCTCTCGGCCACGGCCGTGGTAGAGGCCCGGGCCACGTACCTGCGCGCCGACGGGCAAGGCACGTTCGTGACGGTGTGGGGGCGGGGCTGCACGATGCACCATCTCTACGAGTACTTCGATGCGCGAGGAACCAACGGGCAGGAGCCGGGCTGGGTGCTGTACTTCTCACTGGCAGCCGAGCAAATGGGCCGGGAAACCGGCACGGCCGGCGAGTTTGTCATGCCTGCCGCTGGTGAGTATGCCTACAAAGCAATCAAAACAGCTTCCGCTAAAGTGACGCCAATTGCTAGCGGCTTAGTTACCGTATCGCGGCTTCCTTTGATCACAGGCGACCCACCGTTCAAGGTGACGTCGCGGAAGAAGAACAAGCCCGACATGGACCCGGTAGAGTTCATCCGCCAAGTGCGAGGTCAGCAAGATGGACTGAACCGGCTAACTGTGGCTGAGTTTATGGCCAACCGTGACCACTACATTGCCTTGAGCAAGATTAAAAAAAGTGGTCGGGACCCAACCGGAGACGCGGCCCAAAAAGTAGCGCGGGAAGAAGCGTTACGCGACAAAGAAATTGAGTTGCGCCGTCAAAATCGCAGTCTGACTAAAGCAGAAGCCACTGTACGGGCTGAGCAATGGTTGGCAACGCAAACGGCTCTGCATGATCCAGATCAAGTAGCAGGTGGCCCCCCGCATGTTATTACGGGCATGGGTGATGCTCGCGTCAATTTTTCCATTGGTGCTCAATGGCCGAAGCGCATCAAAATTATTGATAAGCAGATTCGCACCTACGCCACTAATATGAGCCGACAGCAACTCGAAAGTACTTACCTCAATATCGTGCTACCAATAGAATAG
- a CDS encoding T6SS immunity protein Tdi1 domain-containing protein, translating into MLNKLFARFPSYTIIERPSAELISRYRDLVPSELVEVWEQYGFGTFCDGYLKIVNPDDYAGLLEDTYQLTSTPSPAPPVVLFATSMGDLLVWERGYLVLVDYRHGQTTAISKGLEFFFEDLADGATLREELLWEPYPVAREQLGEPAFDECFGYVPLLALGGPEKVEHLQKVKLREHIALIGQMTGVLER; encoded by the coding sequence ATGCTCAACAAATTGTTCGCTCGTTTTCCTTCCTACACAATCATAGAGAGGCCCTCAGCTGAACTGATCAGCCGTTACCGCGACCTTGTGCCAAGTGAACTGGTAGAGGTATGGGAACAGTATGGGTTCGGTACCTTCTGCGATGGCTATCTAAAAATTGTCAATCCTGATGACTATGCCGGCTTGTTGGAAGATACCTACCAACTCACCAGCACACCCTCTCCGGCACCACCCGTCGTACTTTTCGCTACTTCTATGGGCGATTTACTTGTGTGGGAACGCGGCTATTTAGTACTCGTAGACTACCGGCACGGCCAAACAACAGCCATAAGCAAGGGACTAGAATTTTTCTTTGAAGACTTGGCTGATGGGGCAACTCTACGAGAAGAGTTGCTTTGGGAACCATACCCAGTCGCTCGTGAACAGTTAGGCGAACCCGCTTTTGACGAGTGCTTCGGCTATGTGCCGCTACTGGCATTAGGTGGCCCGGAAAAGGTGGAACACCTGCAAAAAGTGAAACTGCGGGAGCATATTGCCCTCATCGGGCAAATGACGGGCGTACTCGAGCGCTAA